Genomic DNA from Dethiosulfovibrio faecalis:
GCGATAGTTTCTGAGGGGTCTTTCTGGGAGCGTGAGGTCTTTGGTCCTCTTTTACATGGCCCTCTTTGCACCATCTCTGGAAGGTTCTCTCAGTTATGCCGACCTCTCTACAGGCTTTAGCCTGGGTAGCTCCGCTCGATACGGCTTCTTCGATCAGTTCTACTGCTTTACGGCGATCCGAGGCACCGATCAGTCGTCCTCGTTTTCCCCCCAGATCGCCTGGACTTTTTTTCTCAACACTAGCAGGGCAGCCGCTTCGGCCAGGGCTTTGTCCTTACGTCTGAGCTCCTGTTCCAGCTTTTTGTGATCCTTCTTTACCTGGCTTACCTCATGCATAAGCTCCCTGACCTTGAGGCTCTGGCCGTCGTTTGCCTCCTCGCAGGAGTTTCGCCAGCTTATAACCTGTTCGACGAACAGGCCCTTTTCCCTGCAGTACCGGGCCAGCTCCTCCTCGTTCATGGTGTAGGTCTCGTGGACTATGAGAAACTTGTCTCTGGAACTCCAGCTGTCCGGTCTATCTTCATCGCAGGGAGCGGCCTTGCCGGACGCACGGAGCTCTTTTCTCCAGTTGTAGAGGGTGGTCACCGTTATGCCAGTCTCCTTCGATAACTTAGGTATGGATATGTTCTCCGGCGGCATCATTCTCTTTTTGATTACCTCTTTTTGTTCTTTGCTGTACCTAGCCATGTGTCGCACCTCCAGGGAGCCTCTCTCGACTCGCTAAACTAGTCTATCATGCGACACCTATTTTGGCAGGTAGGGGCTCTGACAGTGGAGCAAAGCCTATGACTTCCAGTGAGACAGCAGACATAGTCAACGGCAACGGAGATCTTTTGAAATTATTTAGCGAGGATAAAGTAGCGGAGATAGTTGCCGTGAATCTTGACGGTGATGTAAAGGATATAAAGTTTCCTGCAAAGAAGGATCACGCTAAGAACGTGACGGATATAGCCGTTAAATACGAAGGCTCTCAGGCTATAACTCCTGTGATTGCTCAGATAAAAAATAATGATTCTGATGATGGAGATAACTTTGATTTATCTCTTCCTGTGGCCCAGATCAGGTCTCTTATGGCGAACGTCTCCAATAACACCCTGACCTTCCGTCTTAAAATCTCCTCAAAAGAAAGCGTGATAATGTTCAACGGGAAAAATTTGGTAGCGGAAAGACTCGCTACGGTAGAGGAAAAGGACGGAGGGTACTACGTTGTTGTAAATGTGTCCAATCGTCCAGGAACTGGTTTGACCTTCGAGGATCTATCGGGGTCCGTGTTTGCTGTGGATACGGAAGAGCATCTGATACAGACTATCATGGAAAAGATAGGCTCAAAGAATTATAGCTATCAGGATCTTGTAAACATGGGATTATTGAATCTTGATTCGTCTAAATGGTATGAATATAAGAGTGAAATAGATAAACTGGTGGATCCAGTAAAAGAGGATATTCAAAAAGCTATCGATGCAATCAATACCGCAAAGCCTGTTCCCGCAAGCAGTGGAAGCGGTGGTGCTGGATGCTCTATAGGTGGGATTGCCCCAGCGGCATTTTTCTTGCTCTTGCCTTTGTTCCTGTTCCAGAAGAAATAACCGTATCAAAAAGTCCTCTTGCCTGAATGGCTAAGTTACCGAAGCCTAAACAGAGCGAGAGTTGCCACGGAGAGCGCCATTTTATGGCGCTCTCCGATCTGGTGCAGTTCAACTGAATCATCAGCTAATGTGAGAGCTAAAAACCCTATTTTTAAGATTAGCTTGCTATGTTTATGAAGCATTTTTAGATGTGAGGAGGGGTAATATGAAAGATACAAAATTAGAGCGAGAAAGCGTGGTCGATAATTCAGATCCGCAGCCTTTTGGTACTGAGACTATAGTAAAAATTTTCATGCTTGTATTTCGTGTGGTGGGCTTTATAGCAGTAGCTATAGTATCAATAGCTGCTGCATTAACTATACTCTATTCGGGAGGAAGGGATTGATAGCCGAAAAAGGGCCCACCATAACGGCACACAGCGAAGAGAATCGGTTCTCTGAGATGTTCCATGTTCATGTAGGCTCTTTTACTCCCACTTGTAGGATGTACATGTTTTGTCTTCCCGGTGTTATCTGTGGTATCGTAGATTTACGGTAGCCTTCCCTACCCTTCTGGGAGGGCTACTGCCACGTTGTACTTCAAGTAAACGTACGAAAGATATTGTACGTTATTGGCGAATTAGAGGAACAAGTGGTATGTTCCATTTTGGAACATACCACTCAACACGGAGCCATTGGGGGAAAACACAGATCCAACCGATCAAGCTCTGTGCATAGGTTGAGACTGGTGGCGCGGATACTCATACATCCGATGATAAATCGGATAAATAATTATGAGTCATAGATAGGAGCAATAAATGGTAGATCCAATAGAAAATCAAGTGATACGATTGCTCGAAGCAGCGGAAGATCTATATCACCGTCTTGTGTTGATAGTTGGAAAAAGTGGTTCCGGTAAAACTTCCGTTGTTCAAAATTTGGCAAAACTGTATGATGTCGAGCCTATCAATATCAATCTGTGCCTATCGAAGGAGTTGCTTGAATTAACTAGAAAACAAAGGCAATTGAGGTTGGGCAGGATTTTAGCACAGACAGTCAACGGGAATGGGGACAAGGTTTTTCTGGACAACATTGAGATCCTTTTTGATGTTGAGCTTAAGCAGGATCCGTTGCGCTTGTTGCAGGGAATATCCCGAAATTTAACTGTTGTGGCATCTTGGAATGGCACCTTTGAAAAAGGCAAGCTGATATATGCGGAGCCAGGTCACCGAGAATATAGAAGTTACGATTTAACAGACACTCTGGTTGTCTGCGTGAGCGGTGAGGCTACGTTAAATTTAAAAAACTAAGTGAGGGTAGACTAATATGAAGTACGGAGAGCTAATTCAATTTGATCCGATAGAATCGGTCGTTCAGCTACGGGATGCTGACAAAAAAAGTGCTGCTCATCAACTGGTTGATACCTACGTAATTTCTGATGAAATGGCAGAGCGAATGGTTCGCCTTGTAATTCCTCAGCTTCAGTTTGAACAGCCTCTAGATAACAAAGGCCTCTTGGTGGTCGGTAATTACGGTACCGGTAAATCTCACTTGATGTCTGTCGTTTCCAGTATTGCTGCCGATGCATCTCTGCTTGACAGTCTAAACCACGAAAGCGTTAAGTCGGACGCAGAAAAGATTGCCGGTAAATTTAAGGTCATCCGTACAGAAATTGGAGCAACGACCATGTCACTCAGAGATATTCTGGTGGCAGAGCTGGAAGAGCATCTCGAGAATATGGGCGTAAGTTACCTCTTCCCGGACTCGGGAACAATCACCAGCCATAAGCGGGTTTTTGAAGACATGATGTCCAAGTTTGGCGAAGTTTTTCCTGAACAAGGTCTCCTACTGGTAGTCGATGAGCTACTGGATTATCTGAGGACTCGAAAGGATCAGGAGCTTATCCTCGATTTGAACTTCCTTCGCGAAGTCGGCGAGGTTTGCAAGGACCTTCGCTTCCGTTTTATGGCCGGTGTGCAGGAAGCCATATTTGACAGCCCGAGATTCGCCTTTGTCGCTGACAGCATTCGTCGGGTAAAAGACCGGTTTGAACAGATACTTATTGCCCGAAACGACGTTAAGTTTGTGGTCTCGGAGCGTCTGTTAAAGAAAACCACAGAACAACAGGCAAAGATCAGAGATTATCTCACCCCGTTTGCAAAATATTACGGTGGCATGAACGAGCGCATGGACGAATTTGTCCGGCTGTTTCCGATACACCCTGATTACATAGATACGTTCGAAAGAGTGACCGTTGTCGAAAAGCGTGAAGTCCTCAAAACCCTATCCATAGGCATGAAGGGCTTTTTGGATAAAGACGTCCCGGACAACGAGCCCGGCCTGATCGCCTTTGACAGCTACTGGAATACCTTAAAACAAAATCCA
This window encodes:
- the brxF gene encoding BREX-3 system P-loop-containing protein BrxF; its protein translation is MVDPIENQVIRLLEAAEDLYHRLVLIVGKSGSGKTSVVQNLAKLYDVEPININLCLSKELLELTRKQRQLRLGRILAQTVNGNGDKVFLDNIEILFDVELKQDPLRLLQGISRNLTVVASWNGTFEKGKLIYAEPGHREYRSYDLTDTLVVCVSGEATLNLKN
- a CDS encoding Synerg-CTERM sorting domain-containing protein, with translation MTSSETADIVNGNGDLLKLFSEDKVAEIVAVNLDGDVKDIKFPAKKDHAKNVTDIAVKYEGSQAITPVIAQIKNNDSDDGDNFDLSLPVAQIRSLMANVSNNTLTFRLKISSKESVIMFNGKNLVAERLATVEEKDGGYYVVVNVSNRPGTGLTFEDLSGSVFAVDTEEHLIQTIMEKIGSKNYSYQDLVNMGLLNLDSSKWYEYKSEIDKLVDPVKEDIQKAIDAINTAKPVPASSGSGGAGCSIGGIAPAAFFLLLPLFLFQKK